A region from the Candidatus Magasanikbacteria bacterium genome encodes:
- a CDS encoding virulence RhuM family protein, translating into MIKDKPNNKIIIYTADGGNPTINVRIEGKTVWLSQIQLAELFGTSKANISLHIKNIFEEGELSKEPTVKEYLTVQKEGDRDVSRHIEYYNLDLIISLGYRVKSQIATHFRKWTTERLSEYLVKGFTMDDERLKGMGGGSFWKELLDRIRDIRSSEKVLYRQVLDLYATSVDYDPNSSESIKFFKIVQNKLHYATNKNTAAETIFTRADAEKDFMGLKTFAGILPILSEVGVAKNYLTEDELFILNRMVSAFFDLAEIKAKEQKKMYMADWVAELDKFAENYGKGVLKDAGKISHKQAVKKAQKEYRQFQAKTLSPVEEAYLKNIKNIQKEVEQKTKSSKK; encoded by the coding sequence GGCGGTAATCCAACAATTAATGTTCGTATCGAAGGAAAAACTGTATGGCTTTCACAAATTCAATTGGCTGAACTTTTTGGAACATCAAAAGCAAATATTAGCTTACATATTAAAAATATCTTTGAAGAAGGTGAATTAAGTAAAGAACCAACTGTTAAGGAATACTTAACAGTTCAAAAAGAAGGAGATAGAGATGTTTCTCGTCATATAGAATATTATAATCTAGACCTCATAATATCTCTTGGTTATCGGGTAAAGTCGCAAATCGCAACTCACTTTCGAAAATGGACAACAGAACGTCTTAGTGAGTATCTCGTAAAAGGTTTTACCATGGACGACGAACGACTCAAAGGTATGGGTGGAGGAAGCTTTTGGAAAGAATTACTAGATCGTATTCGTGATATCCGAAGCAGTGAAAAGGTGCTGTACCGCCAAGTGTTGGATTTGTATGCGACTAGTGTTGATTATGACCCAAATAGCTCTGAATCAATCAAGTTTTTCAAAATAGTACAAAACAAACTTCATTATGCCACAAACAAAAATACTGCAGCTGAAACTATTTTTACACGCGCGGATGCCGAAAAAGATTTTATGGGTTTGAAAACATTTGCAGGTATATTACCAATATTGTCAGAAGTTGGGGTTGCCAAAAACTATCTTACCGAAGACGAGTTGTTTATATTAAACCGTATGGTTTCGGCTTTCTTTGATTTGGCAGAAATAAAAGCAAAAGAACAGAAAAAAATGTATATGGCAGACTGGGTGGCAGAGTTGGATAAATTTGCTGAAAATTATGGAAAGGGTGTTTTGAAAGATGCAGGAAAAATAAGCCATAAACAAGCAGTAAAAAAAGCTCAAAAAGAATACAGACAATTTCAAGCTAAAACATTATCACCAGTTGAGGAGGCGTATTTGAAAAATATCAAAAACATACAAAAAGAGGTTGAACAAAAAACCAAGTCTTCTAAAAAATAA
- a CDS encoding helix-turn-helix domain-containing protein gives MEKLKVNLESGKQNPTFEIIAKIVEELGVEIGDLMK, from the coding sequence ATGGAAAAATTAAAAGTAAATTTAGAATCAGGGAAACAAAATCCAACATTTGAAATAATTGCGAAAATTGTTGAAGAGTTGGGGGTTGAGATTGGAGATTTAATGAAATAA
- the radC gene encoding DNA repair protein RadC — protein MRIKNKLKIERPREKMKKYGPEKLKDEELLAILLRTGTKKMDVIKLAQKILRDFKDEKILDVTIVDLQKIHGLGLAKACEIVACFELGRRKLQGKKTNILLTPKDVWEAMVDIRNSKKEHFVVFYLNSRSQEIKREIVSIGTINASLVHPREVFESAIKNNASSIILAHNHPSGDLEPSQDDIEITKKLVYAGKILDIQVVDHVIVSNKEFKSFI, from the coding sequence ATGAGAATTAAAAATAAATTAAAAATTGAGCGTCCTAGGGAGAAAATGAAAAAATACGGCCCTGAAAAACTAAAAGATGAAGAGCTTTTGGCAATTTTATTACGCACTGGTACGAAAAAAATGGATGTAATTAAATTAGCTCAAAAGATATTACGTGATTTTAAAGATGAGAAAATTCTTGATGTAACTATTGTTGATTTGCAGAAAATTCATGGTTTAGGTTTAGCAAAAGCATGTGAAATCGTGGCATGTTTTGAGCTTGGACGTAGAAAATTACAAGGAAAGAAAACAAATATTTTACTTACACCAAAAGATGTCTGGGAAGCAATGGTAGATATTCGTAATAGTAAAAAAGAACATTTTGTTGTTTTTTATCTTAATAGCAGAAGTCAAGAAATCAAACGAGAGATTGTTTCGATAGGTACAATAAATGCGAGTCTTGTCCATCCACGGGAAGTTTTTGAGAGTGCAATTAAAAACAATGCTTCATCAATAATTCTTGCTCATAATCACCCATCTGGAGATCTTGAACCGTCACAAGATGATATAGAAATTACAAAAAAACTTGTTTATGCAGGAAAAATTTTGGATATTCAAGTGGTTGATCATGTAATAGTATCTAATAAAGAATTTAAGAGTTTTATATAA
- a CDS encoding ATP-binding protein yields the protein MTNSTDQKLAFVTSVYPNKVKIEVENLTAFKDNIDDALGDLKIGSYLEISDNEGCKLIAIIESYQIELKERIIENEQGEKNKETYNAYVLEASPLGTIKGKEFTRGGDALTIPPTEVGPASEENIKLIYENGFEPQEKFLFAKLAQDENIEVPVNGNKFFNKHFAIVGSSGSGKSHTIAKIIQKAVAEKNGEFELNNSHIIIFDIHNEYKTAFPDANFLDISNLVLPYWLLNSEELEELFIDTEANDHNQKNVFKESIVTNKKDSLIKEDGESHEDFNNRKEKIHYDSPVLFDIQKVLEFAQNKNQEMVPGANNKEKQGSLFGKLTNFVSRLENKLNDKRFEFLLGDNSKEISFEDTLRQFIGYKDDNKSNVTIIDLSGVPFDVLSVTVALISRILFDYGYFYKKYLNEGVDLETPLLLIYEEAHKYVPKNDFAKFRASRNAIERIAKEGRKYGVTLGIISQRPSEISETIFSQCNNFIAMRLTNPTDQNYVKRLLPDTLGNLIDNLPSLQSGEGLLLGESIIMPSLVKIEKCDNDKQPSSNDVKYLETWKEEWKDVDFNNIIKKWKYE from the coding sequence ATGACAAATTCAACTGATCAAAAACTTGCTTTCGTAACTTCCGTTTATCCAAATAAAGTAAAAATTGAAGTAGAAAATCTAACTGCTTTTAAAGATAATATAGATGACGCACTTGGTGATTTAAAAATTGGCTCTTATCTTGAAATTTCTGATAATGAAGGTTGTAAACTTATTGCTATTATTGAAAGCTATCAAATAGAATTAAAAGAAAGAATTATAGAAAATGAACAAGGTGAAAAAAATAAAGAAACTTACAACGCTTACGTATTAGAAGCTAGTCCTCTCGGTACAATAAAAGGTAAAGAATTTACTAGAGGTGGCGATGCTTTGACTATTCCACCAACAGAGGTAGGACCTGCAAGTGAAGAAAATATAAAATTAATTTATGAAAATGGATTTGAGCCACAAGAAAAGTTTTTATTTGCAAAATTAGCACAAGATGAAAATATTGAAGTTCCTGTAAATGGGAATAAATTTTTCAATAAACATTTCGCAATTGTTGGGTCTAGTGGTTCAGGGAAATCGCATACGATAGCAAAAATTATACAAAAAGCTGTTGCAGAGAAAAATGGTGAATTCGAATTAAACAATTCTCACATTATAATATTTGATATTCACAACGAATATAAAACAGCTTTCCCAGATGCCAACTTTTTGGATATTAGCAACTTAGTTTTGCCTTATTGGTTACTCAATAGTGAAGAATTAGAAGAACTATTTATTGATACGGAAGCTAATGACCACAATCAAAAAAATGTTTTCAAAGAATCAATTGTAACGAATAAAAAGGACAGTTTAATTAAAGAAGATGGTGAAAGTCATGAAGATTTTAACAATAGAAAAGAAAAGATTCATTATGATTCTCCTGTTTTGTTTGATATTCAAAAAGTTTTGGAATTTGCTCAAAACAAAAATCAAGAAATGGTTCCAGGTGCAAATAATAAAGAAAAACAGGGTTCATTATTTGGAAAATTAACCAATTTTGTCAGTAGATTAGAGAATAAATTGAATGATAAAAGATTTGAATTTTTATTAGGAGATAATTCAAAAGAAATTTCTTTTGAAGATACTTTGAGACAATTTATTGGATATAAAGATGACAATAAATCAAATGTAACAATTATTGATTTAAGTGGTGTTCCTTTTGACGTTCTTAGTGTCACAGTAGCTTTAATTTCAAGAATATTATTTGATTATGGATATTTTTATAAAAAATATTTAAACGAAGGTGTTGATTTGGAAACTCCATTATTGCTTATATATGAAGAAGCACATAAATATGTACCAAAAAATGATTTTGCAAAATTTAGAGCATCGAGGAATGCTATTGAAAGAATTGCAAAAGAAGGAAGAAAATATGGTGTAACTTTAGGTATTATAAGCCAAAGGCCATCTGAAATATCTGAAACCATCTTCTCTCAATGCAATAACTTTATTGCTATGAGATTAACAAATCCAACTGATCAGAATTATGTAAAAAGATTGTTACCAGATACATTGGGGAATCTAATTGATAATTTACCATCATTACAATCTGGAGAAGGACTTTTGCTTGGAGAATCAATAATTATGCCATCTTTAGTTAAAATAGAAAAATGTGATAACGATAAACAGCCATCTTCAAATGATGTGAAATATTTGGAAACATGGAAAGAGGAATGGAAAGATGTTGATTTTAATAACATAATTAAAAAATGGAAATATGAATAA